GGGCCAGCTGCTCGGCTAGGCCCTGGCCGCGCTGCGCCTCGGGTACGAAGGTGTGCACGAAGTCAATAACGCCCGGCTCGGGCAGGGTATACACCAACTCGGCCGGCTGGGCGGCGGGGCCGCTGGTGAAGCGGTTACCCGCCGCATCGTGTTGAATAGCCATTAAGGAGGGGGGTAGGGGGCCGTGAGCGGGCCCGATGGAACGCCGCTTTACGGCGATGCCGCAAAAAACGCGCCCCCAACCCGGAGAATCAGCAACGCGAACCGGCCAAATGCAGTAAACAGGCAGCTAGCCGCTGGCTGACTTTCCCACCGACCTTTTTCTTCCCATGAGCACTTCCCCTGCCTCCGATTCGGCCGACCGCGACCAGCGGCCCGCCGGCCAACAGGACCGCGCCGCCACCGCCCACCTCAACCCCGACGAGCAAGTTACCCAGGCCGAGGCGGGCACCCCGGCCTACGGCGATTTTGGCAAGCCCAACGAAACGGAACCTGCCACGCCCCCAGCCAGTAATGACGGTAGCAACGATAACCCCGACGAATTCAGCGAGCTTCGTAAGCCTGCTACTCCACCCACGGCTTCCCAAAACCCCGGCTACCAGCCCAACGGCGAGCCCGATGCGCCCAGCGCCGGCCCCCAGCGCGGCCACGCTAAGCAAAATGAGGACCCCGAGTCAGTAGTAGCTGCGAAGGATGCCGATGCCGACGTGCAGCGCACTGCTTGGGCCGACGATGACCGCCGCTACGCCGGGGGTAAGCCCCACGCTACCTGGCAAGAAGTAAACGACCAGGAACACCCTAATAAAGACTAATTCGTATGGCCTCTATCCCGCAAGTAGCCCCCGGCAACGACCTCAATGGTAAAGCCGCCGCTCAACCCAAAAATGAAGACTCAAAAGACGCGCGTACCGCCACCGAAAAGGAATCGGACATCTTCCTGAACCGCGAAACGGCCGGTCAGGTTTTCGACGACAACAGCGGCCAGCAAATGGCCGACATGATGGACGATTCGATGCGCTCTGATATGCAGGCCCCGATGGGCCCCGCACCCGCTTCGGCCGAAAACATGCCCGACGAGCTATCGAATCCCAGCGAAGCTAGCTTCACGCTTCCCGAAACGCAGCACCAGGGCAAAACCCTGACTGCAGAAGGCGACGCGGAATAGCCTCCGCTAAGTTATACGAAGAGCCCGTGGCCAATTGGCCACGGGTTTTTTTGTGCATTTTGGCTTCGGCCGGCATCGGGGGGTAGGATAGTAAAAGCTGCCCGCTGTTGCTTATGCTGGTTCCGCGCCGGGTGCGTCGTCGGTTGACTTGTTGGGACATGTTGCCGTCCGGCTGGTTTGCTGTTTGGTTTCTAATGCTATTGGGATTTTGTAAAGTAGGATTTCCAGAGCCTCCGGAATCGCCAGAAACAGGAATTTTATGGCCTACGCCAATTGGTGGTTCCTGTGATGGAGGAATGTTGCGGTTAACCTTACTCCCGCTCAACCCGGATTCTGCTGAGCGAAGGCAAATTGGAATACCCTACAAAACTCCAGCTGAGCTTGACACTATCCGGCCGTGGCACGAAGTCGAATTTACGGGCCGGGCCATTGACGATTTTATTGCTTTCGAGCGTGTTATTCAGTCCGTGAAAGCTGTTCAGTCCGATACCAGTCACGAAGGTGGCATTCGGATTCGCTTTCGGCGGCACGCTACGTTCAGCAGCCTGGTAGCAGCTTTGGATGT
The genomic region above belongs to Hymenobacter psoromatis and contains:
- a CDS encoding GNAT family N-acetyltransferase; the encoded protein is MAIQHDAAGNRFTSGPAAQPAELVYTLPEPGVIDFVHTFVPEAQRGQGLAEQLAQAGLAYARQQHLRVRTSCEFMQAYVQKNREQGVGKERHADEGSSSPA